One window of the Anomalospiza imberbis isolate Cuckoo-Finch-1a 21T00152 chromosome 12, ASM3175350v1, whole genome shotgun sequence genome contains the following:
- the MTSS2 gene encoding protein MTSS 2 isoform X12, producing METAEKECGALGGLFQAIINDMKSSYPIWEDFNSKATKLHSQLRTTVLAAVAFLDAFQKVADMATNTRGATRDIGSALTRMCMRHRSIEAKLRQFTNALMESLINPLQDRIEDWKKTANQLDKDHAKEYKRARHEIKKKSSDTLKLQKKARKGKGDLQPQLDNALQDVNDMYLLLEETEKQAVRKALIEERGRFCTFITFLQPVVNGELTMLGEITHLQGIIEDLVVLTAEPHKLPPASEQVIKDLKGSDYSWSYQTPPSSPSSSSSRKSSMCSLAQPPAAATRLSSVSSHDSGFISQDAAYSKPPSPMPSDITSQKSSSSASSEASETCQSVSECSSPTSDWSKASPYDQPVVPTLQRRKDRVEHLREAEMGSPAGGYPGIGGEDAPRPRMSPATIAAKHGEEVSPAASDLAMVLTRGLSLEHQKSSRDSLQYSSGYSTQTTTPSCSEDTIPSQGSDYDCYSVNGDVECDPQSDFDKSSTIPRNSNIAQNYRRMIQTKRPASTAGLPTGTNLPAGTTPGVATIRRTPSTKPSVRRTLSNAGPIPIRPPIVPVKTPTVPDSPGYAGPTRVGSEECVFYADDASPNPLDFAKASPKRLSLPNTAWGGGAMEISVYPGAGQHLSAEEEEDQQLAANRHSLVEKIGELVAGAHALGEGQFPFPTALVGSGPSEETPAPPPAASMDPPAEDMLVAIRRGVRLRRTVTNDRSAPRIS from the exons ATGGAGACGGCGGAGAAGGAGTGCGGAGCCCTCGGCGGCCTCTTCCAAGCCATCATCAACGACATGAAG AGCTCCTACCCCATATGGGAGGATTTCAACTCGAAGGCCACCAAGCTGCACTCCCAGCTCAG GACCACGGTGCTGGCCGCAGTTGCCTTCCTGGATGCCTTCCAGAAAGTGGCCGACATGGCCACCAACACCCGAG GTGCCACGAGGGACATCGGCTCGGCGCTGACCCGGATGTGCATGCGGCACCGCAGCATCGAGGCCAAGCTCCGGCAGTTCACCAA tgccctCATGGAGAGCCTGATAAACCCTTTGCAGGACAGGATTGAGGACTGGAAGAAAACTGCCAATCAGCTGGACAAGGACCATGCGAAAG AGTACAAGCGCGCACGGCATGAGATCAAGAAAAAGTCCTCTGACACCCTCAAGCTCCAGAAAAAGGCTCGCAAAG GGAAGGGGgacctgcagccccagctggacAATGCGCTGCAGGACGTCAATGACATGtacctgctgctggaggagacgGAGAAGCAGGCGGTCCGCAAAGCCCTCATCGAGGAGCGGGGCCGCTTCTGCACCTTCATCACCTTCCTGCAGCCCGTGGTG AACGGGGAGCTCACCATGCTGGGAGAAATCACCCACCTACAGGGCATCATCGAGGACCTGGTGGTGCTCACTGCTGAGCCCCACAAGTTGCCCCCCGCCAGTGAGCAG GTGATCAAGGACCTGAAGGGCTCTGACTACAGCTGGTCCTACCAGACGCCCCCATCCTcgcccagcagctccagctcccgcAAGTCCAGCATGTGCAG CCTGGCGcagccccccgccgccgccacccGCCTCTCCAGCGTCTCCTCCCACGACTCCGGCTTCATCTCCCAAGACGCCGCTTATTCCAAACCACCTTCCCCCATGCCCTCGGACATCACCAGCCAG AAGTCCTCCAGCTCGGCGTCCTCAGAGGCATCCGAAACCTGCCAGTCAGTTAGCGAGTGCAGCTCCCCCACCTCG GACTGGTCCAAGGCCAGCCCCTATGACCAGCCGGTGGTCCCTACCCTGCAGCGGCGCAAGGACCGCGTGGAGCACCTGCGGGAGGCCGAGATGGGCTCTCCTGCTGGTGGGTACCCGGGCATCGGTGGCGAGGATGCTCCCAGGCCCCGGATGTCGCCGGCTACAATTGCTGCCAAG CATGGGGAGGAGGTGTCCCCTGCCGCCAGCGACCTGGCCATGGTCTTGACCCGTGGGCTGAGTTTGGAGCACCAGAAGAGCAGCCGAGATTCGCTGCAGTACTCCAGTGGCTACAGCACGCAGACCACCACCCCCTCCTGCTCTGAGGACACCATCCCTTCCCAAG GCTCCGACTACGACTGCTACTCGGTGAACGGTGACGTGGAGTGTGACCCCCAGAGTGATTTTGACAAGTCCTCCACCATCCCACGCAACAGCAACATCGCCCAGAACTACCGTCGGATGATCCAGACCAAGCGTCCCGCCTCCACCGCCGGGCTGCCCACCGGCACCAACCTACCGGCCGGCACCACCCCGGGGGTGGCCACCATCCGCCGCACGCCCTCCACCAAGCCCTCGGTCCGCCGTACGCTCTCCAATGCTGGCCCCATCCCCATCCGACCCCCCATCGTCCCCGTGAAGACCCCCACGGTGCCCGACTCCCCTGGCTATGCCGGCCCAACACGGGTGGGCAGTGAAGAGTGCGTCTTCTATGCTGATGATGCCTCTCCGAACCCCCTGGATTTTGCCAAAGCTTCGCCCAAGCGGCTGAGCCTTCCCAACACCGCCTGGGGTGGCGGTGCCATGGAGATCTCTGTCTACCCCGGGGCCGGCCAGCACCTCTCcgctgaggaagaggaggaccAACAGTTGGCTGCCAACCGGCACAGTTTGGTGGAGAAGATTGGGGAGCTGGTGGCCGGCGCCCACGCCCTTGGGGAAGGCCAGTTCCCCTTCCCCACCGCCCTCGTGGGGTCCGGGCCCAGCGAGGAGacccccgcgccgccccctGCGGCCTCCATGGACCCCCCGGCCGAAGACATGCTGGTGGCCATCCGGCGCGGGGTGCGCCTGCGCAGGACCGTCACCAATGACAGGTCGGCCCCGCGGATATCGTGA
- the MTSS2 gene encoding protein MTSS 2 isoform X2, which yields METAEKECGALGGLFQAIINDMKSSYPIWEDFNSKATKLHSQLRTTVLAAVAFLDAFQKVADMATNTRGATRDIGSALTRMCMRHRSIEAKLRQFTNALMESLINPLQDRIEDWKKTANQLDKDHAKEYKRARHEIKKKSSDTLKLQKKARKELLGKGDLQPQLDNALQDVNDMYLLLEETEKQAVRKALIEERGRFCTFITFLQPVVNGELTMLGEITHLQGIIEDLVVLTAEPHKLPPASEQVIKDLKGSDYSWSYQTPPSSPSSSSSRKSSMCSSVSSAKGGMAWPGGAQTCSPSSTYRYRSLAQPPAAATRLSSVSSHDSGFISQDAAYSKPPSPMPSDITSQKSSSSASSEASETCQSVSECSSPTSDWSKASPYDQPVVPTLQRRKDRVEHLREAEMGSPAGGYPGIGGEDAPRPRMSPATIAAKHGEEVSPAASDLAMVLTRGLSLEHQKSSRDSLQYSSGYSTQTTTPSCSEDTIPSQGSDYDCYSVNGDVECDPQSDFDKSSTIPRNSNIAQNYRRMIQTKRPASTAGLPTGTNLPAGTTPGVATIRRTPSTKPSVRRTLSNAGPIPIRPPIVPVKTPTVPDSPGYAGPTRVGSEECVFYADDASPNPLDFAKASPKRLSLPNTAWGGGAMEISVYPGAGQHLSAEEEEDQQLAANRHSLVEKIGELVAGAHALGEGQFPFPTALVGSGPSEETPAPPPAASMDPPAEDMLVAIRRGVRLRRTVTNDRSAPRIS from the exons ATGGAGACGGCGGAGAAGGAGTGCGGAGCCCTCGGCGGCCTCTTCCAAGCCATCATCAACGACATGAAG AGCTCCTACCCCATATGGGAGGATTTCAACTCGAAGGCCACCAAGCTGCACTCCCAGCTCAG GACCACGGTGCTGGCCGCAGTTGCCTTCCTGGATGCCTTCCAGAAAGTGGCCGACATGGCCACCAACACCCGAG GTGCCACGAGGGACATCGGCTCGGCGCTGACCCGGATGTGCATGCGGCACCGCAGCATCGAGGCCAAGCTCCGGCAGTTCACCAA tgccctCATGGAGAGCCTGATAAACCCTTTGCAGGACAGGATTGAGGACTGGAAGAAAACTGCCAATCAGCTGGACAAGGACCATGCGAAAG AGTACAAGCGCGCACGGCATGAGATCAAGAAAAAGTCCTCTGACACCCTCAAGCTCCAGAAAAAGGCTCGCAAAG AGCTACTTG GGAAGGGGgacctgcagccccagctggacAATGCGCTGCAGGACGTCAATGACATGtacctgctgctggaggagacgGAGAAGCAGGCGGTCCGCAAAGCCCTCATCGAGGAGCGGGGCCGCTTCTGCACCTTCATCACCTTCCTGCAGCCCGTGGTG AACGGGGAGCTCACCATGCTGGGAGAAATCACCCACCTACAGGGCATCATCGAGGACCTGGTGGTGCTCACTGCTGAGCCCCACAAGTTGCCCCCCGCCAGTGAGCAG GTGATCAAGGACCTGAAGGGCTCTGACTACAGCTGGTCCTACCAGACGCCCCCATCCTcgcccagcagctccagctcccgcAAGTCCAGCATGTGCAG CAGCGTTAGCAGTGCCAAGGGTGGCATGGCGTGGCCCGGCGGGGCTCAGACCTGCTCACCCAGTTCCACCTATCGCTACCGCAGCCTGGCGcagccccccgccgccgccacccGCCTCTCCAGCGTCTCCTCCCACGACTCCGGCTTCATCTCCCAAGACGCCGCTTATTCCAAACCACCTTCCCCCATGCCCTCGGACATCACCAGCCAG AAGTCCTCCAGCTCGGCGTCCTCAGAGGCATCCGAAACCTGCCAGTCAGTTAGCGAGTGCAGCTCCCCCACCTCG GACTGGTCCAAGGCCAGCCCCTATGACCAGCCGGTGGTCCCTACCCTGCAGCGGCGCAAGGACCGCGTGGAGCACCTGCGGGAGGCCGAGATGGGCTCTCCTGCTGGTGGGTACCCGGGCATCGGTGGCGAGGATGCTCCCAGGCCCCGGATGTCGCCGGCTACAATTGCTGCCAAG CATGGGGAGGAGGTGTCCCCTGCCGCCAGCGACCTGGCCATGGTCTTGACCCGTGGGCTGAGTTTGGAGCACCAGAAGAGCAGCCGAGATTCGCTGCAGTACTCCAGTGGCTACAGCACGCAGACCACCACCCCCTCCTGCTCTGAGGACACCATCCCTTCCCAAG GCTCCGACTACGACTGCTACTCGGTGAACGGTGACGTGGAGTGTGACCCCCAGAGTGATTTTGACAAGTCCTCCACCATCCCACGCAACAGCAACATCGCCCAGAACTACCGTCGGATGATCCAGACCAAGCGTCCCGCCTCCACCGCCGGGCTGCCCACCGGCACCAACCTACCGGCCGGCACCACCCCGGGGGTGGCCACCATCCGCCGCACGCCCTCCACCAAGCCCTCGGTCCGCCGTACGCTCTCCAATGCTGGCCCCATCCCCATCCGACCCCCCATCGTCCCCGTGAAGACCCCCACGGTGCCCGACTCCCCTGGCTATGCCGGCCCAACACGGGTGGGCAGTGAAGAGTGCGTCTTCTATGCTGATGATGCCTCTCCGAACCCCCTGGATTTTGCCAAAGCTTCGCCCAAGCGGCTGAGCCTTCCCAACACCGCCTGGGGTGGCGGTGCCATGGAGATCTCTGTCTACCCCGGGGCCGGCCAGCACCTCTCcgctgaggaagaggaggaccAACAGTTGGCTGCCAACCGGCACAGTTTGGTGGAGAAGATTGGGGAGCTGGTGGCCGGCGCCCACGCCCTTGGGGAAGGCCAGTTCCCCTTCCCCACCGCCCTCGTGGGGTCCGGGCCCAGCGAGGAGacccccgcgccgccccctGCGGCCTCCATGGACCCCCCGGCCGAAGACATGCTGGTGGCCATCCGGCGCGGGGTGCGCCTGCGCAGGACCGTCACCAATGACAGGTCGGCCCCGCGGATATCGTGA